CCCGGGCCCGCGGCTGCCTCACCATCGGCCTCGCCTGCAACCCCGGCAGCCCGCTCGCGGCCGCCGCCGACCACGGCATCGAGATCGTCGTCGGCCCGGAACTGCTCACCGGCTCCACCCGCCTGAAGTCCGGCACGGCGCAGAAGCTCGTCCTCAACATGATCTCGACGATCACGATGATCCGGCTGGGCAAGACCTACGGGAACCTGATGGTCGACGTCCGCGCCTCGAACGACAAGCTCCGCGCCCGCTCCCACCGCATCGTCGCCCTCGCCACCGGCGCCGGGGACAAGGAGATCGAGGAGGCCCTCACGGCCACCGACGGCGAGGTGAAGAACGCCATCCTGACGATCCTGGCCGGGGTGGACGGCCCGACGGCCGCCCGACTGCTGGAGGAGTCGGGCGGGCACCTGCGGGCGGCCCTGGCGGCGAGCGGCTGAGCCGTCACACCCCCGACGCCGTCACGCCACCACGACCACGGACTGTTCCTCCCCCAAGCGCTCGGCCTGCTCCCCAGCCGCCTTCTCCGCCAGGGCGTTGACCGCCGCGTTGAAGCGCTCCATGGAGGTGGGGCGGTCCGGGCCGAGGACGTACTCCTTGAGGACCCGGCGCTCGGCCGCCATCGGGTCGCGGCCCGGTGCGCGCACCGAGTCGAGGATCTCCGGCAGCCGGGTGCAGGCGCGGTCGAGGAGGTAGGCGCCCCCGGCGGTGGTGTACGCCGCGCGGAACTCCTCGTCGGACAGGTCGTTCGCGTTGGTCAGGACGTACGGCTTGAGGCTCGCCACGAAGTCCGCGACCACGGAGGACACATCGCTGACGAGGATGTCGGCCTGGTCGAAGCACGCGTACAGCGTGGGCAGTTGCCTGACGATCACCTGGTGCCCGAGCGGGCCCCGGCTCTCCCAGTACAGCCGGTGCCACTCGGCGCGCAGCTCGTGCCACTCGGCCTCCCCGTCCAGGCCGGAGGGGCGGGCCTCGCGGGTCTGCTGGGCGTCGTCACCGGCGAGCCGCCCGGACAGTTCACCGAGCCGCGCCTGGATCTCCGCGAGCCGCGGACGGACGGCGGCGATCGCCGCCTCGGTCTCCTGGGCGCCGCGCCGCTCGTTGTCGGCGCGCAGCAGCTCCCGGATCGCCCGGTCCGCCTCGGCCGCCTCGCGGGAGCGCTTGCCGGTGAGGGGGTGCGGCTTGTAGAGGACCCGTACGTTCTCCGCGAGCAGCTTCTCGACCAGCGGCACACCCATCGGGATCAGCGACGTGTGGCAGTCGTCGTCGCTCCAGCCCTCCCAGGTCGGCGCGTACAGCACGGTCGGCAGCGGACCCGGCACATGGTCGGCGTGCAGCCGGATCGACGACAGCTGCGGGCGGCCCACCTCGACGATCGCCGAGTCGCTGATCGCGTGCCGCACCCGCTGGTAGCGGTCGCGCCCGGCCCGCCCGGCCACCCAGATCTCGTCGTACACCTTGCTCACCCGGTTGCTGCTGGCCAGCTTGTCGCTGTCGCCGTGCCCGATGAAGACGTGCTTGGCCTCGGCGACGCGCAGCATGTGCACGTTCTTGCCCGCGTTCCCCGGGTAGAGCACCACCCGCAGCTCGGGCAGCTCCAGCTGCGCCACGTCGTCGGCCTTCGGCACGCACAGGACCGGGATCGACGTACGGCTCAGGAAGCGGAACGAGGCCCGCTCCCTCAGGATGATCAACGGCCGCCGGTCGAGCTGCTCCAGCGTCTCGATCCACATGTTGACCTGGTACATGAAGTCCCGGGACACGGCCGCGAAGCTGAAGTAAAGCGCCACCTCCGGCCGGTATCCGGCCAGCTGACGGTTGACCTCGGCGATCACCTCGTCCCCCGACGGCACCCGGCGGGCCCGGCGCAGCTGCCCGAGCAGCGCCACCACGGCCGCGACAGCGAGCCCGGCGGTGAGCGCGAAGCCGATGCCCGCGGGCTGCCCCGTCCCGGCCGCCAGCGCGGCGAGCAGCCCGGCATGGGCCGGTAGGTCCAGGTGCAGCAGCTTGCGCAGGAAACGCCGGTAGAGGAGAGCGGGCGGCGACTGCGGAATGCCCGCCCCGCTCATGTCGAGGTTGCGCACCACCACCGGCAGCGTGCGCCGCCGCCGGATGGCGTGGTGCACGGCCGTGAAGATGATGACCAGGGTGAAGTGGGCGGCGAACACGGCCAGCGCGGCCACCAGCACCGCGCCCGGCGCGTCCATCCGGTCGGCCAGCGCGAGCAGCATCACCGTCCGCAGGGCGAACCGCATCGTGCGGGTCAGCTGCAACGCGGCCAACCGCCGCACGAAGGCGGGCGAGCGCGAGTGCAGCACCTCGTCCGCGACGTAGGTCACGGCCGAGGCGGCGGCGAAGCCCCACAGCGACGGGAGCAGCGCGAAGACGGGCAGTGCGGCGAAGCCGGCGGCGAACAGGAGCACAAGAAGAAGGTCGGTCTTCCCGCGCACACGCAGGACACCGCACAGCCAACGCAACGTCATAAGACAGGATTCCTCTAGGGAAAGGATGTGATTTCCGGAGTGGCGTGCGGTGGGGCGAACGCCGGCGTATGCGCGATACGCCTGTTCGACGGCGGTGAAGGGCGAATGGTTGTACTCCCACCGTTGGCCATTACTTCACCGTGACTTCATCTCCCGGTTGACCTGCCGCACGCGAGCCCGCAGCGTCTCCCCAACGGGCAGCGAGCGCAGTACGTCGGTGAGGTGCTCGGCCGTCCGTACGTTGCACCGCCCCAGATCGACCAGCGCGTACGGCTCGTCGCTCGCGCCGGTCACGGGGTCGATGCCCAGTGACGGCAGCACGACCCCGACTCCGGCGAGGGCGTCCCGCAGCGACTGCACGATCTCTTCGGTCGAACGCACCGTTCCTACCTCCACGCTGAGTTTGTGATTCACCACACAGCGTGGCGGACACGTCTCTAACCTGGCCAGATACGGCGGTCCAACAACCCGATCTGTACGACAGGGAGTTGCCCATGCCCGGTTCCAGGGACCTCGACCCGTCCTCCTCCCCTCGTGCCCTCCTGGGCGCCGAACTCCGCCACGCCCGCGAGAAGGCCGGCCTCAGCCAGGAGGACTTGGGTCAGCGGCTGTTCGTGAGCGGGTCGTTCATCGGGCAGCTGGAGGCGGGGACGCGGAGGTTGCAGCGGGAGTACGCGCGGTTGCTGGACGAGGTGCTGGGGACGGAGGACTTCTTCCAGCGGAACTGTGCGGCGGCGGCGAAGTCGAAGTACCGCGCGCACTTCGCAGAAGCAGCAGAGGTGGAGACGCAAGCCGCGGCCATCAGGGAGTACACATCGATGCTGATTCCCGGACTGCTCCAGACACCCGCCTACGCACGAGCCGTCAGCCGCGCTTACCAGCCCTCAGCGGCAGACGAGGTCATCGAGGCGCTGGTGACAGGCCGGATGGAGCGGGCGCGGATTCTCCGCGATCCAACAAAGCCTCTGTTGTGGACGGTGATTGACGAGGCCGCACTGCGCCGCGCGACGGGCGGACCGGAGGTGATGGCGGGGGCGCTACGCCACCTCATCGGCCTGATCCGTGGCAACCGCGTCATCGTTCAGGTGCTGCCGTTCGACGCAGGGGCCCATCCGGGGATGCAGGGCTGCGTCAGGGTGATGGACTTCGACGACGCCCCTCCACTCGCCTACCTGGAAGGGGTCGACACCGGGCAACTGGAGGACGACCCGGCCACCGTCGCGCGCTACAGGCTCTCGAGCTCCTCACGGCTTCGGCGCTCTCGCCTGAGAAGTCTCTGGCCCTCCTCGATGCGATGGCGCAGGATTACGACCATGAGGAACACGCCTGAGTGGTACAAGTCCAGCTACAGCGGCGGCACCGGCGACAACTGCCTGGAAGTCACCCAGGCATTCCCCGATGTCATCCCCGTCCGCGACTCCAAGACCCCCCACGGCCCGAAGCTCGTGTTCCGGGCCACCGCCTGGTCCGCTTTCGTCGAGAACCTCAAGGACGAGACGACCTGAGCTTCGGGATCCGGGCTTCGAGCTCTCTTTTCAAGGAGTGGGTGGAGGGCCTCAACCCACCCACCCTCCCGACTGGTTGACGCGACGCATCCGGTTTGCCACGGACAGTCACCTACCTCTAACGTTTCTGGAAAAGCAACAGCCCCCGCTTGGTGCGCCAACACCTGCGGGGGCTTAACCATCGAGATCGGACAGCGATCCCATGGCTGACGCCAACTTTAGTGCTGCCTCCCCGTCCGCGCACCCCATGGCCAACCCCGGCTACGGCAAGCGCACGACCCACGACCAAACCCCCGTGCACGAAACGCGACTTCGCCCACCTCCCACCCCGCGAAGCCGCCGTCGCCGCCTACCTCGACCGGCTCCCCGACGGCGCCGACATCTCCGTGAAGACGCTGGCCAAGCAGCTCCCGTACGGACAGTGCGCCCTGGGCACCGCCCTCAACCGCATCCAGCAGGCAGGTCACCTGCGCCGAGGCCGGGAGTGCGTCACGGCGGACGACGGCAGCTCCCGCTGGATCACCCGATCGTGGTGGTCCGGTACCGCCAGGGATGACGACTGGTGGACGGCGTTCACCCGCGGCGACGCGCCACGGCCGCAGGCGGCACGCCCCACCCGTTCCCGCGCTCACATCCTCCTGGCCGCCCTCGGCCGCACAACCCCCGTCCTGTCCCTCTCCCAGACCGACTGCGCGGACCTCGCCCCACTCGTGACGGAGTGGTTCGCACGGGGCGCCTCGGAGGAGGACGTAGTCGTGCGCTCACAGCCGGCCTGCCGACACCGGTCCATCACCCCGCCGCGCTCGTCCGCACTCGCCTGACCAGCAAACTCCCGCCCCCACCCCCTCCACGCCCACCCCTACGGGTCCTGGAGTGCGCGAAGTGCGGCGCCCCAGGGCGTCCGGAAACCCTGCCAGGAGGCCGTTGCAGCGCCTGCCGGGGCGAACGCGCCCCCACGCAACCCGCCGCACCCCTCTCCGCCCCCACGGTCCACGCACACGCGGCCGGGATCCGGGCCGCGATGTCCCGCCGACGCCACGACTACGCCGACTGACGACAATGGACTCATGAACCACTCCCAGCTGACCGCCCTAGGCCGCGCCCTCCGTCTGCTCGGGGAGCACGGGGAGGCCCTCTCCGCCGACACCCCGGACGCCAAGCTGCACGAGGTCAAGGCCGATCTGAAGCGCGCCCTGGACCTGCTGGACGAGAGTGTCACGGGCGCCGCGCCCAGTACCCGCTGCCCCGAGCACCCGAACGGCCCGGTCGACGAGGCCGCCCCCGATCTGTGCCTGCTGTGCGAGACGCGGCGCAGGGCGGCCCGCCGGGCGGAGTTCAACGGGCCCGCCCCGCAGCACCGGCCCGCCGAGCCCGCGCCGTCCCGCTACGGCGTGCGCGGCGACCGTCCCCAGCCCCAGCAGCGCTGGCTGGCGGAGCTGTGGAACGGTCAGGCCTGGCAGCTGTGCGGCACCCCGCGCCGGGACCGACGCGAGGCCGAACTGTTCATCAACGCCCAGCGCAAGGCTCCCCGGGCCGCCATGGCGTACCGGCTGGTCCACGAGTTCACCGACTACGAGGTGCTGCGGGTGTGGGGGACGCCGGTGCGGGTGGACATCGAGCCGATGGGCAACCTGTAGCGGCCCGGGCTCACAGCAGCGGCAGGGGCAGGAACTCGTACCCCTCCCACAGCCGCCGCGACCGCTCCTCCGGGTACGCCCGCACCTCTGGCTCCGCGTCGAGCACCTGCACCAGCCGCCGCTCGTCGTCGTACGCCGGCCAGCCCGGGTCGCCCGACCTCGCGAAGGACGTCCAGGACGCGCGGAAGCGGGACGAGAGCGCGAGGGCCTCGGCGGACGGCTCCGCGCCCGCGAACAGCAGCAGCCCCAGGTCCGCCCCGTAGGTGCCGAACAGCAGCGGGATGTCCAGGGCGTGGCAGGCGCCGAGCGCGCCGCCGTTGCCCGGGGCCGGCCAGGTCAGTTCGTAGACGTGCGCGCTGCCGCCGCCCGCGCGCTGCGCCTCGGCCAGGTGCAGGGACGGCATGTTGAACAGCCAGTCCGTCTGGACGCGTTCGTAGAGCTCGCTCGGGGAGGCGTCGGGGAAGGCGTCGCGGTACGCCTGTGCACCGCTGGGGGCGAAGAGGCTCAGGGCCGAGGCCGCCCGCTCGTCGGATATCTGGCCGAGCTGTCCGGCCATGGCGATGAAGAGGCGGTACTCGTCGCGGTTGTGGCCGACGAGGAGGTCGACGTCCGCCGCCGATCCGGACCGCAGCGCCTGCCACGGGCTCGTCGGCAGGACCTCGCCGTCGACGACCGGGGCGAACGGCGTGACCGTGGGCGCCGCCTGGCCCCAGCGGTCGATGCGCTGGAGCATCTTGGCGCTCAGTGTCTCGCCCGCCGACGTCAGCCGGTGCGGGGCGATCGTCGAGAGGTCGGCGACGGTGGGGCGCAGTCCCGCCTCGGCGGCGAGGGCGGTGCCGATGTCCCGGGCGAGCGCGTCGGAGAAGAACGTCCCCGGCACGCTCTGGGCGATCGCCCGCTGGAACAGCCCGGCCGCGCGCGGCATGGAGAGCAGCGAGGCGACCGAGCCTGCGCCCGCGGACTCCCCGAAGATCGTGACCTGGTCGGGGTCGCCGCCGAAGGCCTCGACGTTGTCCCTCACCCACTCCAGCGCGGCCACCTGGTCGAGCAGTCCGCGGTTGGCGGGCGCTCCCTCGATGTGCGCGAAACCCTCCATGCCCAGGCGGTAGTTGAGGGACACGACCACCACGTCGCCGTCGGCGGCGATGCGGTGGGCGTCGTAGCCGGGGCTGCCGGAGTGGCCGAGCTTGTAGGCGCCGCCGTAGATCCACACCATGACCGGGCGGCGGGCCGCCGGGTCGGGTTCGGGCGTCCAGACGTTGACCGTGAGCCAGTCGTCGCCCTCGGGAAGGTCGAGCAGGCCCGGGCCGCCCAGGCTGCCGAGGTCCTGCGGGGGCGGCGGGCCGAAGGCGTGGGCCTCCCGTATGCCGTCCCAGGGCTGGGCGGGGCGGGGTGCCTGGAAGCGGGCCGCGCCCACCGGGGGCGCGGCGAACGGGATGCCGCGGAAGACCGCGAGCCCCGCCTCCCTCCGGCCCCGGACCGCCCCGGCGGTGGTGCGCACCACCGGCCCGGGCTGCCCGGCGGAACCGTCGTGCGGCGGGCGGGACTCGGTCGTCGTCATCTGGATCTCCTCAACTCAAGGCCGGTGAACGGGCGCTCAGTCAGTGTCCTTGACTGACGCAAGCAGATCCAGGGCCTCAGGTGACGGAGGTCAGCTGAGGGACTTCAGCGCCGCCGGGTTGTAGGGCGCCAGCTCCTCGGTGCGGCCGTCGAGCACCTTGCGGGCCCACTCGGGGTCCTGGAGCAGCGCGCGGCCGACGGCGACCATGTCGAACTCGTCGCGCTCGAAACGGTCCAGGAGGTTGTCGAGGTCGCCCAGTTCGGCGCCCTGGCCCTGGAAGGCCTTGAGGAAGTCACCGTTCAGGCCGACCGAGCCGACGGTGATGGTGGGCTTGCCGGTGAGCTTCTTGGTCCAGCCGGCCAGGTTGAGGTCGGAGTCGTCGAACTCGGGCACCCAGTAACGGCGGGTGGAGGCGTGGAAGGCGTCGACACCGGCCGCCGCGAGCGGGGCCAGGATGGCCTCCAGCTCCTCGGGCGTCTCGGCGAGGCGGGCGTCGTAGGCCTCCTGCTTCCACTGGGAGTAGCGGAAGATGACGGGGAAGTCGGCGGAGACGCTCTCGCGGACGGCGGTGACGATCTCCTCGGAGAGCTTGGCGCGGGCGACCCTGTCGCCGCCGTAGGCGTCGGTGCGGCGGTTGGTGCCCTCCCAGAGGAACTGGTCGAGCAGGTAGCCGTGGGCGCCGTGCAGCTCGACGCCGTCGAAGCCGATGCGCTCGGCGGCAGCGGCGGCCTCGGCGAACGCGCCGATGACGGCGTCGATGTCGGCCTGGGTCATGGCCTTGCCGGTGGGCTCCGTCGCGCCGATGCGCAGACCGGAGGGGCCGACGGCGGGGGCGTCGGCGACCGGGGGCTCGCCCTGGTTGCGGACCATGCCGATGTGCCACAGCTGGGGCACGATCGTGCCGCCCGCGGCGTGCACCGCCTCGGCGACCTTCGCCCAGCCCGCGAGCTGCTCCTCGCCGTGGAAGCGCGGCACGCGGTCGCTCTGCCCGGCCGAGTCGTGGCCGACGTAGGTGCCCTCGGTGACAATCAGGCCGACTCCGGCGGCGGCGCGGCGCGCGTAGTACGAGACGACGTCCTCGCCGGGCACGCCGCCCGGGGAGAACATGCGGGTCATCGGGGCCATCGCGATCCGGTTCGGAACGGTCAGGCCGCCCAGCGTTACGGGCCGGGACAGGATTTCGGCGGCGCGGGATGCGGAGGCGGCGACAGTCACGTGGGGGCTCCCTCGGGGGTACCGGATGGTATGTGCATACGCATAGGACGCATGATTCAACCACCCAGCCCGGCCCCCGCATCCCGTCCCGGCTGTGATCCCGGACACGCGAGAGGCGCGCCCTTGAGCTCGCGAGGGGGCGTACCCCCGGACACGCCCGAGGGCGGCACCCCCTGCCGGAACAGGAAGTGCCGCCCTCGGTAAGGACGTTGATCAACCCTGGGGTCGATCAGAAGTCCATGTCACCGCCCGGCATGCCGCCGCCGGCGGGCGCGGCGGCCTTCTCCGGCTTGTCGGCGATGACGGCCTCGGTGGTGAGGAACAGCGCGGCGATGGAGGCGGCGTTCTGCAGGGCAGAGCGGGTCACCTTCGCCGGGTCGATGATGCCCTCGGCGATCATGTCGACGTACTCACCGGTCGCGGCGTTCAGGCCGTGGCCGACCTGGAGGTTGCGGACCTTCTCCACGACGACGCCGCCCTCGAGACCACCGTTGACGGCGATCTGCTTCAGCGGGGCCTCCAGGGCGAGCTTCACGGCGTTGGCGCCGGTCGCCTCGTCACCCTCGAGCTCCAGCTTCTCGAAGACCTGGGAGGCCTGCAGCAGGGCCACGCCACCACCGGCGACGATGCCCTCCTCGACGGCCGCCTTGGCGTTGCGCACGGCGTCCTCGATGCGGTGCTTGCGCTCCTTGAGCTCCACCTCGGTGGCGGCACCGGCCTTGATGACCGCGACACCGCCGGCGAGCTTCGCCAGGCGCTCCTGCAGCTTCTCGCGGTCGTAGTCCGAGTCGCTGTTCTCGATCTCGGCGCGGATCTGGTTGACCCGGCCCTGGACCTGCTCGGGGGAGCCGGCACCGTCGACGATGGTGGTCTCGTCCTTGGTGACGACGACCTTGCGGGCCCGGCCCAGCAGGTCGATCGTGGCGTTCTCCAGCTTGAGGCCGACCTCCTCGGAGATCACCTCGCCGCCGGTGAGGATGCCGATGTCCTGCAGCATCGCCTTGCGGCGGTCGCCGAAGCCCGGGGCCTTGACGGCGACGGACTTGAAGGTGCCGCGGATCTTGTTGACGACCAGGGTCGACAGGGCCTCGCCCTCGACGTCCTCGGCGATGATCAGCAGCGGCTTGCCCGACTGCATGACCTTCTCGAGGAGCGGCAGCAGGTCCTTGACGTTGCTGATCTTCGAGTTGGCGATCAGGATGTACGGGTCGTCGAGGACGGCCTCCATACGCTCCATGTCGGTGGCGAAGTACGCCGAGATGTAGCCCTTGTCGAAGCGCATACCCTCGGTGAGCTCCAGTTCCAGACCGAAGGTCTGGGACTCCTCGACGGTGATGACGCCTTCCTTGCCGACCTTGTCCATGGCCTCGGCGATGAGCTCGCCGATCTGGGTGTCGGCGGCGGAGATGGAGGCCGTGGAGGCGATCTGCTCCTTGGTCTCGACGTCCTTCGCCTGCTCCAGCAGGGCGGCGGAGACGGCCTCGACGGCGCGCTCGATACCGCGCTTGAGGGCCATCGGGTTGGCGCCGGCGGCTACGTTGCGCAGACCCTCCTTGACCAGGGCCTGGGCGAGAACGGTCGCGGTGGTCGTACCGTCACCGGCGACGTCGTCCGTCTTCTTGGCGACTTCCTTGACCAGCTCGGCGCCGATCTTCTCGTACGGGTCCTCGAGCTCGATCTCCTTGGCGATGGACACACCATCGTTGGTGATCGTGGGCGCGCCCCACTTCTTCTCGAGGACGACGTTGCGGCCCTTGGGGCCGAGCGTCACCTTGACAGCGTCCGCGAGCTGGTTCATGCCGCGCTCGAGGCCGCGCCGCGCCTCCTCGTCGAACGCGATGATCTTGGCCATGTGAAGTGGTCCCTCCAGGACTGGGGGTGATTACTTCGGACCGCGCCCGCGCCCGCGACGGACGGCTCGCCAGCCTTGTGGTTCCTTCCCCACCCGGCCTGCGGGCCTCACCGACCCGGTCCTTACGTTGTCACTCTCACCTTCAGAGTGCTAACGCAATGATTAGCACTCGACCCCCGAGAGTGCAAGGCGCGCTCGCGTAGCGAGTGCTCGTTGAGGGGTGGTGGTCGGGCGACGGGTGGGCGCAAGCGCCTCCGGGGGATCGGGCGGGGGCGTCAGCCCCTCGCGAACACCGCTCCATGGGGTGTTCGAACAGGCCGAAGGGCCCGCACCCCGGGGGGTACGGGCCCTTCTGAGAAGACCGGTCGCTGATGCGTTGGTCGTGGTGCGCGTTCAGGCAGAGACGCGAACCATGTCGGCCTGCGGTCCCTTCTGGCCCTGCGAGATCTCGAACTCGACCCGCTGGCCCTCTTCAAGGGTGCGGTAGCCGTCCATCTGAATCGCGCTGTAGTGGACGAAAACATCCGCACCACCGTCGACCGCGATGAAGCCGTACCCCTTCTCCGCGTTGAACCACTTGACGGTGCCCTGAGCCATGCCTAACTCCCCTATTACTGGCCCTTGCACAGATCCACACTTCGCGGATCCGGGTCAGACCTCACCCCCCACGGTTGGGGGCGTGCGCCGGAACGCGTCGACCGCGGCTGAATGTATCTGTCCAACTGCCGTCTGCAACAGGTCAATCGGACGAGAATTCTGGACGCGCCGGGTCCGGAATGTAGGGAGAATTCGTCCGAATTCAGGGCAAGTCGGGCCGCACAAAGGGAACAAAAGCCGCAAAAGATGCGCACACTTTGGCTACATCTTGTCGGACTCGCAGCGGGAATTCAGGGTTCCGATCAGGGGATCGGGATCGCGTTCCCCAACTGTACCGCGCTCAATCACGCAGAATTGCCCCCTCCGCTTCTCTCACGGAGGGGGCAATTCGATGAACTCTCAGTGACGGCCGTTACCGAAGGTAATAACAGGCCGCCCGACCGGTTCAGCCGCCGGCGACGGCGGGAATGATCGACACACCGGCACCGTCCGGCGTGGCCGTCTCCAGCCCCTGCTCGAACCGCACATCGTCGTCGTTGACGTACACGTTGACGAACCGACGCAGCTTGCCCTGGTCGTCCAGCACCCGGGCGGCGATCCCGGTGTGGTTCTTCTCCAGGTCGGCGATGACCTCGCCGAGGGTCCCACCATCGGCGGACACCTCAGCCTGCCCGCCGGTGTAGGTACGCAGGATGGTGGGGATGCGGACGGTGACGCTCATGACTTGCAACCTCCGGGTTGGGTGACGCACCTGCTTCTAGGGGCGCGGGGCTGTGTCGATTTGCGGCTCCGCCGCGCGGGCGCGACCAGCCCCCACAGGCCCGCAGCAAACAACGACGCTCAGACGAGCCCGGCCTCACGGAAAGACTCGAGGCTGGGACGAATGGTCGCCGTCAGACCCGTGCCCGCCACCGCATCCAGCGTCTTGAGACCGTCCCCCGTGTTGAGCACCACCGTGGTCTTGGACGGATCCAGCAGCCCGTTCTCCAGCAGCTTCTTGGTGACACCCACCGTCACACCACCGGCGGTCTCCGCAAAGATCCCCTCGGTCCGGGCAAGGACCTTGATCGCGTCGACGACCTGCTCGTCGTTCACGTCCTCCACCGCACCGCCGGTCCGCCGCGCGATGTCCAGCACGTAGGGCCCGTCCGCCGGGTTGCCGATGGCGAGCGACTTGGCGATGGTGTTCGGCTTCTGCGGGCGGACGACGTCGTGCCCGGCCTTGTAGGCGACGGACACCGGCGAGCAGCCCTCGGCCTGCGCACCGAAGATCTTGTACGGCTTGTCCTCGACGAGACCGAGCTTGATCAGCTCCTGAAGACCCTTGTCGATCTTCGTCAGCTGCGAGCCGGAGGCGATCGGCACCACGAGCTGGTCCGGCAGCTGCCAGCCGAGCTGCTCGCAGATCTCGTACGCGAGGGTCTTGGAGCCCTCCGCGTAGTACGGCCGGAGGTTGACGTTGACGAAGCCCCAGCCCTCACCGGCCGGGTCGCCGATGAGCTCGGAGCAGAAGCGGTTCACGTCGTCGTAGTTGCCCTCGATGCCGACGAGCTCGCCGCCGTAGACCGCGGCCATGACGACCTTGCCCTGCTCCAGGTCGTGCGGGATGAACACACAGGAACGGAAGCCGGCGCGGGCGGCGGCGGCGCCCACCGCACCGGCGAGGTTGCCGGTGGAGGAGCAGGAGAGCGTGGTGAAGCCGAAGGCGCGGGCGGCCTCCAGGGCCTGGGCGACGACGCGGTCCTTGAAGGAGTGCGTCGGGTTGCCGGAGTCGTCCTTCACGAACAGCTTGCCGGCGTCGACGCCCAGCTCGCGCGCGAGGTTGTCGGCCTTGACGAGCTTGGTCCAGCCGGGGTTGATGTTCGGCTTGTCCGCGACGTCGGCCGGGACCGGCAGCAGCGGGGCGTAGCGCCAGATGTTCGCGGGTCCCGCTTCGATGCGCTTGCGGAGCTCTTCGGTTTCGTAGGCCGAGAAGTCGTAGGCGATCTCCAGCGGGCCGAAACACTCCTCGCACGCGAAGACCGGGCCGAGGGGCACGCGGTGACCGCATTCGCGGCAGCTCAGCGCGGCGGCGGGGCCGAGGTCTACGGTGGATTCGGTGGTGCTTGCAACAGTCTGCGCAGCCATGTGAGGCGAGGCCCTTTCTCCTCATCTTCCTCACGACGCATCTCGCCGTGAGACGGATTTGGCACCTTCCCGAGCCGGGAGCCTCGCGCTGGCGGTCGACAGTGACCTACGAGTACCGACTGGAGGGTTGCCGGGGCTTCATCGGGCCGTTTCCCTCTGCCCCTCTGGATGAGCTGTATGTGGTTGTAAACGACGGCCGACCCCGGACATGCGATGGTCACCCGCGCTGTTCAAGACTGTAACCGACGACCAGGACAGTTGAGATAGT
The Streptomyces tuirus genome window above contains:
- a CDS encoding carboxylesterase/lipase family protein, which produces MTTTESRPPHDGSAGQPGPVVRTTAGAVRGRREAGLAVFRGIPFAAPPVGAARFQAPRPAQPWDGIREAHAFGPPPPQDLGSLGGPGLLDLPEGDDWLTVNVWTPEPDPAARRPVMVWIYGGAYKLGHSGSPGYDAHRIAADGDVVVVSLNYRLGMEGFAHIEGAPANRGLLDQVAALEWVRDNVEAFGGDPDQVTIFGESAGAGSVASLLSMPRAAGLFQRAIAQSVPGTFFSDALARDIGTALAAEAGLRPTVADLSTIAPHRLTSAGETLSAKMLQRIDRWGQAAPTVTPFAPVVDGEVLPTSPWQALRSGSAADVDLLVGHNRDEYRLFIAMAGQLGQISDERAASALSLFAPSGAQAYRDAFPDASPSELYERVQTDWLFNMPSLHLAEAQRAGGGSAHVYELTWPAPGNGGALGACHALDIPLLFGTYGADLGLLLFAGAEPSAEALALSSRFRASWTSFARSGDPGWPAYDDERRLVQVLDAEPEVRAYPEERSRRLWEGYEFLPLPLL
- a CDS encoding NADH:flavin oxidoreductase → MTVAASASRAAEILSRPVTLGGLTVPNRIAMAPMTRMFSPGGVPGEDVVSYYARRAAAGVGLIVTEGTYVGHDSAGQSDRVPRFHGEEQLAGWAKVAEAVHAAGGTIVPQLWHIGMVRNQGEPPVADAPAVGPSGLRIGATEPTGKAMTQADIDAVIGAFAEAAAAAERIGFDGVELHGAHGYLLDQFLWEGTNRRTDAYGGDRVARAKLSEEIVTAVRESVSADFPVIFRYSQWKQEAYDARLAETPEELEAILAPLAAAGVDAFHASTRRYWVPEFDDSDLNLAGWTKKLTGKPTITVGSVGLNGDFLKAFQGQGAELGDLDNLLDRFERDEFDMVAVGRALLQDPEWARKVLDGRTEELAPYNPAALKSLS
- the groL gene encoding chaperonin GroEL (60 kDa chaperone family; promotes refolding of misfolded polypeptides especially under stressful conditions; forms two stacked rings of heptamers to form a barrel-shaped 14mer; ends can be capped by GroES; misfolded proteins enter the barrel where they are refolded when GroES binds), whose protein sequence is MAKIIAFDEEARRGLERGMNQLADAVKVTLGPKGRNVVLEKKWGAPTITNDGVSIAKEIELEDPYEKIGAELVKEVAKKTDDVAGDGTTTATVLAQALVKEGLRNVAAGANPMALKRGIERAVEAVSAALLEQAKDVETKEQIASTASISAADTQIGELIAEAMDKVGKEGVITVEESQTFGLELELTEGMRFDKGYISAYFATDMERMEAVLDDPYILIANSKISNVKDLLPLLEKVMQSGKPLLIIAEDVEGEALSTLVVNKIRGTFKSVAVKAPGFGDRRKAMLQDIGILTGGEVISEEVGLKLENATIDLLGRARKVVVTKDETTIVDGAGSPEQVQGRVNQIRAEIENSDSDYDREKLQERLAKLAGGVAVIKAGAATEVELKERKHRIEDAVRNAKAAVEEGIVAGGGVALLQASQVFEKLELEGDEATGANAVKLALEAPLKQIAVNGGLEGGVVVEKVRNLQVGHGLNAATGEYVDMIAEGIIDPAKVTRSALQNAASIAALFLTTEAVIADKPEKAAAPAGGGMPGGDMDF
- a CDS encoding cold-shock protein: MAQGTVKWFNAEKGYGFIAVDGGADVFVHYSAIQMDGYRTLEEGQRVEFEISQGQKGPQADMVRVSA
- a CDS encoding MoaD/ThiS family protein, with protein sequence MSVTVRIPTILRTYTGGQAEVSADGGTLGEVIADLEKNHTGIAARVLDDQGKLRRFVNVYVNDDDVRFEQGLETATPDGAGVSIIPAVAGG
- the thrC gene encoding threonine synthase, translated to MAAQTVASTTESTVDLGPAAALSCRECGHRVPLGPVFACEECFGPLEIAYDFSAYETEELRKRIEAGPANIWRYAPLLPVPADVADKPNINPGWTKLVKADNLARELGVDAGKLFVKDDSGNPTHSFKDRVVAQALEAARAFGFTTLSCSSTGNLAGAVGAAAARAGFRSCVFIPHDLEQGKVVMAAVYGGELVGIEGNYDDVNRFCSELIGDPAGEGWGFVNVNLRPYYAEGSKTLAYEICEQLGWQLPDQLVVPIASGSQLTKIDKGLQELIKLGLVEDKPYKIFGAQAEGCSPVSVAYKAGHDVVRPQKPNTIAKSLAIGNPADGPYVLDIARRTGGAVEDVNDEQVVDAIKVLARTEGIFAETAGGVTVGVTKKLLENGLLDPSKTTVVLNTGDGLKTLDAVAGTGLTATIRPSLESFREAGLV